A window of bacterium genomic DNA:
CCTCACTGACAGCAAAATCCACGAGGCCTTTAATGTCGGTAACATCGATGGATACCACCTCCGCCTCCCTGGCGATCCCGGCATTGCCCGGGGCGCAGTACACCTTGGTGACTCTCGGGGACTGGTTCAGCTTCCACACCAGAGTGTGCTCTCGCCCTCCACCGCCAACTACTAAAACCTTCATTCTCACCTCCCAGAATGTCTATTACACGCAGTGTGGGGGTATGGGGGTGTCGGGGTAACGGGGTAAGAACCGGTTCTCTTCACTCTCATACTCCCATACTCCCTTACCTGTCTCTTTAATGTCTAAAGTGCCTTATCCCCGTAAACACCATGGCAAGGCCGTGCTCGTCTGCCGCGGCAATGACCTCTTCGTCTCGCACGCTGCCGCCAGGCTGGATAATAGCGGTGACTCCCGCTTCAGCGGCCGCGTCTATCCCGTCTCGGAATGGGAAGAAGGCGTCGGAGGCAAGGACCGTTCCCTCGATGGGGAGATTAGCCTTGATGATCCCGATTTTCGCTGAATCCACGCGGCTCATCTGCCCCGCTCCCACCGCCACGAGCTGGTCTTCCTTAACGTAGATAATTGCGTTGGATTTAACATGTTTGGCGATGGTCCACGCGAAACGCATGGCGGTCATTTCCTCCTTGGTGGGGAGGCGTTTGGTTGCCACCGATATTTTCCCCTCTTCCAGGGTGAGAAGGTCCCGGTCCTGTACCAGGAAGCCTCCTCCCGTACTCCTGATAAAAGGGATGGCCGGATCGAATTCCGGTCGGTCTATCCCTGGAAGTTCGAGGATCCTGAGGTTCTTCTTTGTTTTCAGGATCTCGAGGGCTTCTTCGCTGTAGGATGGGGCGATGATAACCTCGGTAAAAACCTTGGCGACCTCCTGGGCTGCTTCCTTGTCCACTTCGCGGTTAAAACCCACAATGCCGCCGAAAGCGGATAGGGGATCTGTTTTCATGGCCTGCCTGTGTGCCTGGGCCAGGGTCCCGGCCAAAGCCGCGCCGCAGGGGTTTGTGTGCTTGACGATCACGCAGGCCGGCTGATCGAACTCCATTGTCAGCTGGAGCGTGGCGTCAGTGTCCAGGATGTTGTTGTAGGAAAGCTCCTTCCCCCACAGCTGGCGCGCCTGGGTCAGGAGCGGTTCTCTTGAAGTTGTTCCGGCGTAAAAAGCTGCTTTCTGATGGGGGTTCTCTCCGTACCTCAAGTCCTGCAGCTTGCGGCCGGAAACGATGAGGGTTTCAGGAAACACATCACCGGTTCTCCCTCCCTCCTCATCCAGGGATGAAAAATATGCGGCCACTGCTGAATCGTATATACATGTGTGGGAAAAGGCTTCCCGGGCAAGAGCAAGCCGGGTGGCAAAAGAAATGCCGACCTCATCAGTCATCTCGTCCAGGATTGACCCGTACCTTTCCGGGTTAACGATAACGGCCACAGAAGGGAAGTTCTTGGCTGCGGCTCGCACCATTGCCGGGCCGCCGATGTCGATCATTTCGAGAGCCTCGTCGAGGGTGGCGTCACCTTTTTCAACCGTTTTCTGGAAGGGGTAAAGGTTGACCACCACCAGGTCGAAGGGGGTGATGTCATGGTTCTGAAGCTGCTTAAGGTGGTCGGGGATCTCTTTTCGGGCCAATATGCCCCCGTGGATCATCGGGTTAAGGGTTTTTACCCTACCGTCCAGGATCTCGGGGAAGCCCGTTATGTCGCTTACAGGAATAACAGGTATACCGGCCTCCTCAAGGGTTCGCGCGGTGCCGCCCGAAGAAACGATCTCAATGCCGAGATCGACGAGAGCCCGGCAGAACGGTTCGAGACCCGTCTTGTCCCAGACGCTGACAAGGGCTCTCGCGACGGGAAGTGGTTCTCTTTTCATGGAGCTCCTTTCTTTCTCCAGCGTATTGAAAAAATGTCACACGCTGCGGAAATTGTTTCAGAAACCCCGGAAGCGCAAAAAATATATGTTTTACGGTGATTCCGGAGCAAAAAGTTTTTTATTGTGTTGGTTTACCCTGATCGCCTCTTTTCGGGACAATCGGAGTGTCAATTGATGTCCCCGGAGGGGCAACATCCAAAACCATGTGCTGGTTTTGGATAAGCAAGAGTAGTTTTACACGATGGTGTGGGGAGGGTCAATATAATGGACGCGGAGGTAAATCATCCGACGCGGGGACACGGAGTGACGAACATGCCGTCATTCCGGAAATCATCGCCAATTGCGGGATTGTCCGGAATCCAGGGGACCGGTCGACGCGGCAATTCCGGTTCCTGTGAAAGCGGCTGATTTCACCACAGAGTCACCCTTCGACAAGCTCAGGGCAGGCAGAGGGCACAGAGAAAGGCTGAATCCTGGGTTAAGGCGCCGGTTGCTATTAAAGCGATGTTTTTCACCACGGAGGCACGGAGGACACGGAGAAAGGCTGAAATCCAGGAAGGAACGGTTCCTGTAAAGGCGGTGTTTTCACCACGGAGGTCACCCTTCGACAAGCTCAGGGCAGGCGACAGGCTCCCTTCGACAATCTCCCCTCGACAGGCTCGGGACAGGCAGGGCAGGCGGGACAGGCGGGGACACGGAGTCGAACATGATCCGCCTGCCGCGTGATGATCCGGAATCCAGCCTGTCACGGCGTAGTTCGAATAACGAAGACGGGTCGCTTTTGCCTGCCTGCCCCGAGCCCAGTCGAGGGGTCATCGCGAGCCGCCCCAAAGCGACTTGTCCGCCATAGCTTTAGCAACGGCGGATCTTCCCGCCTCGGTAAACCTTCCCCCTCACCCCGGCCCCCCTTCATGGGCGAGGGAGAGTATGGAAATGGACTATTGGCAAGGGGAGGAAGAATTAGGAAGTTGACTATTGGCAGGCTTCGCCCGGAATGATGCCAGCCTATGGCCGGGGTTCCAGGTTCCAAGTTCCAGGTTTTACTCCCATACCCCCATACTCCCTTACACCCATACCTTTTTTTCCCTGTGTCTACGTTTCCACGATCTCAATCCCCGGTTGAGATCTGAACATCCCTATCCTGTGCACCGGTACACCTTCTGCGCCAAGGGCCAGTTCAAAACTGTCCTCCTTGTCCGGGGATACGGCGATGAGCAATCCCCCGGAGGTTTGGGGGTCGAAAAGAGGCCACAGCCTTTCCTTGGACTGAGAGGGGAATGTGACTTTACCCTCCAGGTGATCCCGGTTTCGATACGCTCCGGCAGGGACCATCCCCGAATCAACCATCTCTTCTATTCCTGTCATCTTCGGGATGGAGTCCATGTCGAGAACGGCTCCCAGGTCCGATCCGGCGCACATCTCCCACAAGTGCCCGAGAAGGCCGAACCCCGTGACGTCGGTGGCGGCTGAAACTCCCGTTTCGACCATGGCGGCCGCTGCAGGGCCGTTGGACATTTTCATCCAGCCCACGAACTCTTCACTCAACGACTGGGGGATCAGTTCCCCTTTCAGGGCAGTGGAGGCGATACCGGTTCCCAGGGGCTTCGTCAGGTAGATGAGGTCGCCGTCCATTGCGGTGTTGTTTGTGATCGCTGCATCAGGGTGAACGGTACCGGTGACGGCAAGGCCGAATTTGATCTCGGGGTCTTCCACCGTGTGGCCGCCCACGACCGTACATCGGTTTTCTGTCAGCGCTGCGAGGGCACCCTTAAGTATGAGTGATGCTGTTCCCAGGGGAAGTTCACACTGCTGGAAGCCCAGGAAGGTCAGGGCGGTGAGGGGAGTTCCGCCCATGGCGTAGATATCCGAAAGGGCATTAATGGCCGCGATGTAGCCGAAATCGGCCGGATCGTCCACAATGGGGGTGATGACGTCGATAGACTGGACGAGAGCTGTGTCCCCGTTCAGTCGGTAAACGCCGGCGTCGTCGGATGTCTCTGTTCCCACCAGAAGACGGTCGTCCGCCATCATGGCCGAACGCAGCGGTGCAAGAAGAACTGACAGGTCGCCCGGACCCAGTTTGGCAGCTCAACCAGCGGCTTTGACCATCCCGGTGAGTCTGTATATGTCTTTGCGGTTTTTCATAGATTTAGAATACCGAATCCAGATTCCAGATTCCAGATATTTAAAAGCTCTTACGCTGAGGGCCACTGTTAAGATCCTGAACCCGCTTAATATAAATCTTCTCTGTGTCCTCAGTGAGCTCAGTGGTAAAAAGCATCGCCTTTATAGTAACCGGGATTGCTTCCGCCGTCGCTCGTTTGGAACACCCAGATTAGGGGAGAGAACGAGCTATGGCGGACAAGTCGCTTTGATTCGGCTCGCAATGACAGGTTTTTACCCAGGGTTCAGCCTTTCTCCGTGTCCTCCGTGCCTCCGTGGTGAAAACACCGCCTTTACAGGAACCGTTGCTTCACTGAATTCCGGACAATCCCGCAGTTGGCGATGATTTCCGGAATGACGGAGCGGGGATGGGTGTGGTTCGCC
This region includes:
- the selD gene encoding selenide, water dikinase SelD, which codes for MGPGDLSVLLAPLRSAMMADDRLLVGTETSDDAGVYRLNGDTALVQSIDVITPIVDDPADFGYIAAINALSDIYAMGGTPLTALTFLGFQQCELPLGTASLILKGALAALTENRCTVVGGHTVEDPEIKFGLAVTGTVHPDAAITNNTAMDGDLIYLTKPLGTGIASTALKGELIPQSLSEEFVGWMKMSNGPAAAAMVETGVSAATDVTGFGLLGHLWEMCAGSDLGAVLDMDSIPKMTGIEEMVDSGMVPAGAYRNRDHLEGKVTFPSQSKERLWPLFDPQTSGGLLIAVSPDKEDSFELALGAEGVPVHRIGMFRSQPGIEIVET
- the purH gene encoding bifunctional phosphoribosylaminoimidazolecarboxamide formyltransferase/IMP cyclohydrolase, translated to MKREPLPVARALVSVWDKTGLEPFCRALVDLGIEIVSSGGTARTLEEAGIPVIPVSDITGFPEILDGRVKTLNPMIHGGILARKEIPDHLKQLQNHDITPFDLVVVNLYPFQKTVEKGDATLDEALEMIDIGGPAMVRAAAKNFPSVAVIVNPERYGSILDEMTDEVGISFATRLALAREAFSHTCIYDSAVAAYFSSLDEEGGRTGDVFPETLIVSGRKLQDLRYGENPHQKAAFYAGTTSREPLLTQARQLWGKELSYNNILDTDATLQLTMEFDQPACVIVKHTNPCGAALAGTLAQAHRQAMKTDPLSAFGGIVGFNREVDKEAAQEVAKVFTEVIIAPSYSEEALEILKTKKNLRILELPGIDRPEFDPAIPFIRSTGGGFLVQDRDLLTLEEGKISVATKRLPTKEEMTAMRFAWTIAKHVKSNAIIYVKEDQLVAVGAGQMSRVDSAKIGIIKANLPIEGTVLASDAFFPFRDGIDAAAEAGVTAIIQPGGSVRDEEVIAAADEHGLAMVFTGIRHFRH